ATTAATACAAATTTTATCTAATTAAGAAATATAAGAAAAAAAAATCAATACTTATTTACTTATTCCTCGTTGCTGTTCTTTGAAAATTTAAGACTATTAAAAATTTTCACGGAATTATTGTTCTTCCGATAATATAATATATATAATTGGTTTATCATAAAAAAGAACTACTTTTGCGGTCTTATCAAAAAAAAAATTCATGCAAAATTTTGAAGAAACGGGTATTAACTCGCAAATAATTAAAGCCATTGCAGAACTCGGCTTTGAAAAACCTACACCTATTCAAGAATTAACAATACCGCATTTACTTGAAAGCAATAAAGATTTAGTTGCATTGGCTCAAACAGGAACAGGAAAAACAGCTGCTTTTTCTCTGCCTATATTAAATCAAATAGACTCAGAAACAGGGAAAACACAAGCGTTAATTCTTTCTCCTACCAGAGAATTATGTATTCAAATAAGTAATGATATAAAAGCATATTCAAAATATTTGAAAAATATAAGAATTGCAACAATTTACGGCGGTGCAAGTGCCGACAAGCAAATTGCCGAACTTAAAAAAGGTTGCCAAATTGTTGTAGGAACTCCCGGTCGTGTTCTTGATATGGTAAAGCGTAAAAAATTAAAAGTAAATAATATAAGTTACCTTATCTTAGATGAAGCAGATGAAATGCTTGACATGGGTTTTAAAGATGAACTTGATGCAATTTTAGAAACAACACCTGACGACAAGCAAACATTACTTTTCTCTGCAACAATGCCTAAAGAAATTGCAAAAATTGCAAGAAAATATATGAATGATGTGGAAGAAATTGCCGTAGGAGACAAAAATAAGGGAGCAGAAAATGTTAATCATCAATATTATTTAACAAAAGCAAAGGACAGATTTAAAGCTTTGAAACGTATTATTGATTCTCATCCTCAAATATACAGTATTGTTTTTTGCAGAACAAGAAGAGATACAAAAGAGGTTGCCGATAAATTAATTGAAAGCGGTTATAATGCAGAAGCACTTCACGGTGATTTATCACAAGCACAAAGAGATTATGTGATGAACCGTTTCAGAACAAAACATATGCAAATATTAGTAGCAACCGATGTTGCTGCCAGAGGTTTGGACGTTGAAAGTTTAACACATGTTATTAATTATAATATTCCGGAAGAACCGAAAATATATATTCACAGAAGCGGAAGAACAGGAAGAGCAGGAAAAACAGGAATTTCAATTTCATTAATCCATTCAAGAGAATTATTTCGCCTTCGTAATATTGAAAAAACAATCGGCAAAAAAATTGTCAGAAAAATGATTCCCGGAGGAAAAGAAATATGTGAACGACAATTATTTGACCAAATTGATAAGATAGAAAAAATAGAAGTTGATAAAGCTCAGATTGATCCGTTTATGGATGTTATTTATAAGAAATTAGAATGGTTAAGTCGTGAAGAATTAATCGACCGTTTTGTTTCTGTTGAATTCACAAGATTCCTGTCGTATTATAAAAATGCTCCGGATTTGAATATTGATGAAAACGCAAAGGATGAAAGAGATGACAAAAGAGGAAAAAGACGTCAACGTGACGGTGATTTCTCAAGATTCTTTATTAATATCGGTTCTAAGAAGAAACTTTCGCCGACTAAATTAATGGGACTGATTAATGAAACAACCAGAAAAAGAGATATTCAAATAGGTAAAATTGATATAATGGACAGTTTTTCTTTTTTTGAAGTTGACAGCTCGTTTGAAAAAGAAGTTTTGGCTGCTTTTACAGATTATAAATATAAAGGAATGAATGTTACGGTTGAACTTTCAAAAGAAAAAAAGTCAAGCGGGGAAAACAGAGGCGGTTCTAAAAAAAGAAGTTATTCTAAGAGAAAACCGGACAGAAGAAAAAGAAAACGATAAAATCATAAAACAAATTAGTTTAAAATAAAGAGATAGGCATTGCTTATCTCTTTTTATTTAATAATTTTGCTCTTAAACTAAATATTTTAAAAACATTTATTTATATTTGTCATACTTCAAAATTCACAAAAGAAAAATTTAATATTATGGAAATAAGCAAACTTACAAATGAAGATAAAGTTTTTATCAGAACTATTTTTAAAGAAATGCGTGAAAAAACAAACAATTTTGCAATTGAAAGAGACTTTGTAATGTCGAATGCTCAGTTGTTTACATTTTTAAGTAATGCTCCCGCAGCTTTAGCAATTGCAAGTGACGGAACAGTTGATACTGAAGAAATTGCAGCATTAGAAAAACTATCTCGTTCAATAGATGTATATATAACTGTAAGTATAGAACTTATGGAAATGATGGCTGTTGCATTCGAACCTGAAAATGTAATGTCAAATGAAGAATTTAATATGCGAGTAGGTTCTGAACTTTTATTTTTAAGCCGTAATATGCAAAAATATGAGGAGAACTTTATTGCTGCTATAAAAGCATTATTAACATTTGATTTTAATCCTGAAAAAGACGGTTCGTTAACTTCTTCTTTCAGTATGCTTATGAATACAATGATTGAAAATAATGTAAGTAAAAATAAAGAAGCAGAATTGAAAAAAATGAATGAATTTAAAGCTAAAATCGGTATTGCTTCATAATCATTTAAGATTTAGATATTATAAACTCCGAATTATTTAAACTTATTCGGAGTTTTTTCTTTTTATAAACCGTAATTATTTAAAAATTTATACTTTCGCAATCTGTTTAGTTTCATATTAACAGTTAAACAATCTAAAAAAAATAATTTAAAAAAATAAAAATGTATCCTACTTTAAGCGAATTTTTAAAAGATGTTTTCGGAATAGATATTCCTTTACCGGTTCAATCATACGGGCTTTTTGTTGCAATTGCTTTTCTTGTCGGAATTTGGATAATGATAAAAGAAATGAAGAGAAAAGAAAAACAAGGGCTTTTTACGGCATCCGAAAAAAAAGTATTTGTAGGTGCTCCCGCAAAACCTAAAGATTTAATAATATCAGGGATTGTAGGTTTTATTATCGGTTACAAATTACTTGACATAGTATTAAGATATTCACTTTTTGTTGATAATCCCGGTGATTTTATTCTTTCAACCGACGGAAATTTTATAGGAGGAATTTTAGGAGCCGGACTGTCAATATTTTTTACATGGAGAGATAAAGAAAAACAAAAATTAGATAAACCCCTTTGGGAAACAAAAAATGTATTTCCGCATGAACTTGCCGGGCATATTTTATTTATTGCAGGTGTTGTAGGTTTGCTCGGAGCAAAAATATTTCATAATTTAGAAAATTGGGACGATTTAGTTGCAGACCCGATAGGAGCATTGCTTACTTTCAGCGGACTGTCATTTCTGGGCGGTCTGATACTTGGCGGTGTTGCAATAATATGGTTTTTGAAGAAAAGAAAAATTAGTGTAATACATTTTGCCGATGTTGCCGCAATTGTTTTGCCCTTAGGTTATGCAATAGGAAGATTGGGATGCCAAGTTGCCGGCGACGGCTGTTGGGGTGTTTATAACGAAGCATTTGCAAACCCGGGTACAATACCTGCCGCAGCATACGAATTAGGACATGTTGCATCTTTTGCACCGCCTGAATGGTTAAGCTTTTTACCTGATTGGTTATTTGCATACAGCTATCCTCATAATATTAACAATGAAGGCATTTTAATGGCAAATTGCACATGGGAACATTGCCACGCCCTTGCAGCTCCTGTTTTTCCTACTCCTTTGTATGAAACAACAATGATGCTTATTGTTTTCTTCATACTTTATAAAATAAGAAAGAAAATTAAAATACCGGGAATGTTATTTACGATATATTTTATTTTTGCCGGTCTTGAACGCTTTCTTATTGAAAAAATAAGAGTAAACAACATTTATAAAATCGGAAATATTGAAATAACACAGGCTGAACTTATTTCATCGTTTATGATGATAATAGGAATTGCAGCCGTTATTTACCTTCTTAAAAATAAGGAAAAGATGATTGCAAAATTCGGAAATTCTGCTGAAGTATAGAGAAAATTGTGTATATACTATTGTTGGGCATCATACTGAGCCAACCGCACATTTTACACATTTGTTTTTTTGCCTACGCTCAATATCCAACGCTAAAAAAATAAAAGAGTAAATTTTTCCACGCTCAAAGAAAAATTCAAAAAAAAACATTATATTTGACCAGAATTAGTCAAGTCTAAATTTGGTAAAATGACACTTGGACAAAAAATAAAAGAATTAAGAGAATCTACAGGAATGTTTCAGAGACAGCTTGCTGCAATACTTGAAATCGGAGACGGCTTTTTAAGTAAAGTTGAAAGTGACCAAAAAGCCTTAAAGCGTGAACACCTAAAAACAATAAGCAATACATTCAATTGCTCTTTTTCGGAATTAGAAGCTTTGTGGATTGGCTCGAAAGTTTATGACATCGTTAAAGACGAAAAAGAAGGGATGAACGCACTGAAAGTTGCTGAAGAACAAATGAAATACGAGAAGAAATAATAAATGAAATATCAACTATATAAAAAGGATAGAAAAGAAGTTGTTCCTGTTAAAGAGGTTAAACTTAATAAACTTGCAAGAGTCAAACTCAACGAGATTTTTGAAAAAAGAGTTGAATTGAGAATACCAAGTAGATTTATTGAAGATTGGGAAGAAGTTGCATTATTTCATTCAAAAGGAGATGTTGAAAGAGCAAATGCAATTCTATTTCCTAAAGAGAAATCAGCTTTTGCTTTGAATAATAGTTTAAATGATTTTACTGCTAAAGAATGGTTACCTGAAACAATAACGGTCTTTAGTCAAAAAGGATTAGGTGCTGGCAATAAAAATGCACAAATAGAAAAACAGCATCCTGCCCCTTTTTCTTTTCAGGATGTTGGCAAACTTATTCAATTTTTTTCTAAAGAAAATGACAAAGTTCTTGACCCATTTTCAGGAGTTGCATCAACTGTAAAGGCTTGTGTATTCTATAACAGAGTTGGCTATGGAATAGAATTAAACCCTAAATATCACGATTTAGGACTGCAACGAATTGAATTAGAAATTCCAGATGATTTTCCTCTAAAGAACAAGCAAATTTTAATAAATGGAAATAGTCAAAAAGAGATTAAAAAGTTTAAAAAAAATCAATTTGACTTTATTGTAACAAGTCCACCATATTGGGACATTTTAGAAACCGTTGACCATAAAGGTAAAGAGCGGATTGATAATGATTTAGACCATAAGTATAGTGAGGATAATGAGGACCTTGCAAATATTGAAGATTATGACAAATTCTTATCAACACTTACAAAGTTTTTCAACGATTGTTCAAAGCCTCTAAAGCCTAAAAAGTATATGTGTGTAATTGTTAGCGACTTTAGAAAAAAAGAAAAATACTATACATTTCACGCAGATTTAGCGAATGCATTGGAGAAAAAAGGAAATTTTGTATTAAAAGGAATTAGAATATTATACCAAAGGCATAAAAGTATTTATCCTTACGGTTATCCTTTTTCATTCGTTCCAAATATGCACCATCAAAACGTTTTAATTTTCCAAAATATCAAGAAAGATGATTGAGATAAACAAAATACATTACGGAGACTGTATCAAGCAAATGCAGAAATTAGAAAACGAATCTATTGATTTAATAATCGCTGACCCACCTTATAATTTAAACAAGGATTTTGGAAATTCTTCTGATAATTGGAATGATGTAGATGGTTGGATTAAATGGTCAAAAAAATGGCTTGATGTAGCAATTACAAAATTAAAACCAACAGGTTCAATTTTCATTTATGGTATACACCATTATTTATGTCATCTTCACGTTTATCTTTATCAAAAAGATTTAAAATACAGAAGGCAAATAATTTGGCATTATGAAAACAGCTTTTCTGGTTATAAAAATTCGCCTTCGGCAAATTACGAACCAATACTTTGGTTTTCAAAAACAGATGATTACACGTATCATCAAATAAGAGAGCCATACAAAAGCACAGAAAGATTAAAAAATAAAATAACCAAAAACGGAAAAGTTTGGACACCACATCCAGATGGGAAACATGCTGGAGATGTATGGAATATTCCGGTTTTAGCAGGAAATAGATTTGCGAATGAAAAAGTCGACCATCCAACACAAAAACCATTAGCCATTTGCGATAGAATTATAAAACATTTCTCAAATGAAAATGAGTTAGTTCTAATTCCTTTTGGTGGTTCTGGTAGTGAATGTGTTAGTGCTCTAAAAAACAATAGAAACTTTATTGCATTCGAAAAAAACAGAGACTACATTAAAATTGCAAATAATCGCTTGAAAGGTTTAAATATCAATAATCAAATTGAGATAGAAATTAATATGAGATAGAAATTAATATAAATGGTATATTAGCAGAAATTTAATTCCTGTTAATCAATGAAAAATTTTCCTCATCAATTTAATGACCTTACCAAAATATTTAACGCCTTATTAACTATAAAACAGCTGATAGATGAAGAAACAGCCCTAAAAGACGAAAATTTTGGAGAACTTTTAACAAGAAACTTAATCTACACATATAGAGATAAAACACTATCTGTTGATGAATTTCTTGCTTTGGAAGAAGGAAAACCAAAAGCAAATAGAGGTTACTTAACAGTTGCGAGAGATATTAGACGTTTATTTGAGCTTCTTGGTTTTTTAACTGTTTTCGAAGATAAGTCTGGAACTTTAAGTTCACAGGCAATACAGTTGCTTGCTTCACCAAATGAAGAAATAAAAAAAGAATTGTGGAAAAATTCATTTTTACAATTAGGTTTAGAAGGAACAGATGGAGAAATAAGTCATCCTTATAGAATCTTACTTAAACTTGTCCAAGATAAACCTGGAATAGAGACAAAAAAATTAATGCTGGCTCTTGAAGCGGAAAATGATTCAATTGAAGAATATGAGAGGATTATTGACCTTTCCGAATCATCAATAGAAGAAATTCTTGAATCTACAGGAACTTCTGAATCAATGGCGAGAAATGCTGTTAAAATTCTTCCCGGAATTGCAGAACAATTAGGAGATATTGCAAGAAGAGGAAATAATGCTTTTCCAATAGGTAGAGTTGTTATTACAGAAGATGAAATTTCTACAGAAATACCACCTGAAGCAACAAATGCAGAAGGAGTTCCATATTCGCAATACAGACCTGTAACTTCAGGTACAATTGCGGTTGACCCAATTTTTAATACAATTTCATCCGTAAGTATAGATTATACAGAATCAATTAGAATTCGTCAGAAACGTTTAGCACAACATCAAGAAATTGTAAGACAACTTGGACTGTTCTGTGAAGAAAAAGCATTTGAACTTTATGAAGGAAAGTTCGATTGTTTGTCTACAATGGAAGAAACAGCTTTAGTTTTTGAAATTAAAACTATTTTAAGTTCCATGTCTGACCAAGAAAAGCAGACAATTAAAGGAGTTGGGCAGCTTAAGTACTATAAGTTTTCAATTGTCAACAAACAAATGGAATACGAGGACATAAAAGAATTTTTAGTCTATTCTCAAAAACCACAATTTTGTTTAATTGAATTTTGTACAGCTGAAAATATAAAAGTTGTTTGGTTGGAAGATGGAACGTTTAGAATTTATGATTCTGTTTCGAATGAGGATATTGATTTTGAACCTTTAGATTTTGTATAAAAAGTCAACGCTTAAAGCTATACACATTTGCAATCTCTCAAGCCAACGCTCAAGCCAAAATTGCAAAAGAGTATGTCTTTGCCAACGCTTTCAACAGAATGGAAAATAAAGTACGAAAACACAACAACGTGTATAAATCATTGGGCAATAAGTGGTTAAATGGAATTTATAGATATAAATAAACATTACAGTAAACTGAAAATGAAGTGATTTGAAATGCCCAACGCTTCATACACAAACTGTCCCCAATGCCAAAATATCTAGGATACCTGTTAGAATAATCATTTTTCACTGAAAAAAGCAATATAAACAGCATTTTTTTTAATCTTTTTTAAACTGATATAATCCGGATGATATTCTCCATTAATATACATATCCGTTTGGTCGCAATAATGCTTGCTTGCAGGTATTCCGCTTACTCCTGTCGGTATAATGCTGTATGATTCATCATAGTTTGCAGTATTATATATATGTCTGTGAGATGCACCGTGATTTGCAATATAAGGGTCTTTAAAATCATAAGAATACGGACTTACGGTATGATAACTTCCGCCCGCTCTTAATGTTCTGTTTAAATTAAATGCAAAATCTAACATTTTAACTTTTCCCAAAGGTTGTATTAATGCTAATTTATGAATATCTCCCCATTTAGTTTCTGTAATATTTTTACTGTATTTTTCTTTAAATTCGGGAATCAGTTCTTTAAAAGATTTTTGTATAATATCTTCTAATGTTTCGGTTTCTTTTGTGTTAACATCATCACACCATACTGAACCTTCATTTTTTATTACTTTATCTGTTAAATAGTTAGTCAGTAAATCCATTTTTAGAAATTCTTCATATAATGTATCTCCCATTTCGTCTTTCATAATATTTTTGCTGAAAATAATATAATATTCTTCAAAAATTAAAGGAGCAACTTCGTCTTTTGAATATACATTATCCCAATTTTTCAATAAATCAAAAGCTTTCTGCTCATCCGACGTTAATTTTTTCATATTTTTAACATACTTTAAAATAACAGGTTTCATATCATCTGTTAATACGGAATGTTGGTCGTTTTGCATCTTTTTAAAATCATCAATCGATAATTTATCTTTTGCCGTCAGCATTTGTTCTATTCTGTTTGCTCTGTTAGGAAGGTCAAACCATTCGCTTATATAGTAAGGGGAATCATTGCCTGTTGTTCTGTTGTTTGCCGAAAATACATATCCGCATTCGGGGTTATATATGTAGGGCAAAGAATCAAACGGAACAAAACTGTTCCAATCATAAAGGCTTGTGTCACCGGGGAAAAATAAATATCCGGGTGCTTTTCTTTCAGGAATTCCGGCACAACACTGTATTCCTATGTTGCCTTTTGTATCTGCATAAGCAATATTCTGACTTACAGATTTAAAACTGCTCACGGCATCTCTGAATTCTGTCCAATTTTTAGCCCTGTTAAGCATATAAACGGCTCGAAGTTCATTACTTCGTTCATTTCCTATCCAGTGCATTGAAATACTGTTGTTTTCAATTTCTTTAAATTCATTTATTATCGGTCCTCTGTGCGTAAAACGAATTTCCTTTTCAACAGGTTTCTCTTCTCCTTTGACATTAATAAGTTCTTTTCTTACTTCCATATCTTTCCATTCTCCGTCATATTTATATTGATTTTTATTATCAGGATTAATTTTTTCTATATAAAAATCTGCTCCGTCCAGCATAACATTCGTCATTCCCCAAGAAATATCGGCATTATGCCCTGCAATAACAAAAGGTTGCCCGGGTAAAATTACACCCGTAACATCAAGTTTTCCTTCAACATGTTGGTGTATTTGCGACCAAATACCGGGAACCATTAATCCGAGGTGCATATCATTTGCAAAAATAGGCATTCCGGTAGTGCTTTTTTTACCTGCAACAACCCAATTGTTACTTGCTCTGAATACAGGAGGAGCAATCTTATTAATTTTACGAATACTTGATATTAGATTAGTATCGACAAGTATTTCGTTAAGTTCAAAGTCGGGGTAAACTTGTGTTTTCTGTAAAGATAAATCAGGTAATAATTCTTTAAATTTTGCCTCACTTACTTTATTTCTTACTTTATAAATAATTGACTCTGTTCCCCACCCCGTTTCAAGATTCCAAGCCATGTAACCTATTAAGTTTAAGGAATGTATCGGCTTCCATTTTTCCGGTTTATACCCGAGAATTCTGAATTCAAAAGATAAATTGTCATTATAATCTTCAATATATTGATTTACGCCGTCTGCAAAATTTTCTAAAGCTTTTAACATTTCAGGGCTTATTTCTTCCAATACCATTTCAGATTTTTCGGCCATTCGCAAAGAACGAAGAATAACATCTGATTTTATCATATCCTCTCCGAATATTTCAGATAATCTGCCTTGCGTAACTCTTCTCAGTAAATCCATTTGCCACATTCTGTCTTGTGCAGAAATATATCCGGTAACTTTATATAAATCTTCTTCATTTTCGGCAAAAACATGAGGAACTCCGAAATTATCCCTGTAAACAGTAACTTCACTTTTTAAACCTTCAATTTTAACTTCTTCGTTATAATTTACTAATCCGGAACTTTTTATATTATTAATAAACATATATGCTGCAATTGCAACAATAAAAATAAACATGAATACAATAATTAAAATTTTTCTCCTCTTTTTCATGATTTTAAACTTTATGTAAATGAAAATATCATTCAAATATAAAAAAAAGCATTCTTTTTAACGAGAATGCTCTTAATTTTATTTTTTTTTAATAAAATTTACCGGGACTTTGCTTTTTTCATCGGGCAAGAACTAAATCCGAAAACTGTGTATAATCCGCAGAAACTTATAAGTGCCGTCATTAATGCAATACCTGCAACAACAAGGAATACAATTCCGAGAGTTCCTGTTACTACATCTGTAAAAAACAGAGTAACTAATATTGCCGCAATTATTATTCTTACAATTTTATCTATTTTTCCAACATTTCTTTTCATGATATTTTATTTTAATGTTATTTAATACCACAAAAATACGAGGCAATTATACCTTATCCGGTAACTTTTATCACAATCAGTTATTTTTCGGCAAATTATTTATTTTAAAGATTAATACAGAAAATTAATGAATTTATTTTAGATTTGTGTAGATATGTTAAAAATAAAAAATATTAAGCACACATGACAAATCAATCTTAACACACAAATTGTTAAATATTAACTAATTATAAAAAATTTAAACACATGAAAAAGTTATTCTTTCTGACAGCTATTCTGTTTTTATTTTCCGCATCGTTTGCACAAAAAGACAGCACCAAAACAGAAAAAGTAAAAACCGGTTTTAGTATGGGAGGTGTTCCCGTTGTTGCCTATGATGCAGATACGGGCTTTAAATACGGCGGTTTGGTAAACTTATATCATTACGGAGACGGTACTAATTATCCTAATTACAACCATTCTTTATATATGGAATGGTCAAGAACAACAAAAGGAAGCGGTATTAACAGATTAACCTATGATGCTTTAACTTTAATTCCGAAAACAAGAGTTACTTTGGATGTAGCTTATTTAACAGAGCAAGCTCTTAACTTTTACGGTTTTAACGGTTATGAATCTTTCTATAACGCAGATTTTGAAACTACAGACCATGCAGACTATATTTCAAGAATGTATTACAGGCATTCCAGAAAACTTTTTCTTACAACGCTTGATTTTCAGGGAGATATAACAGGCAAAGAACTAAGATGGCTTGCAGGTTTTGCACATTACAGAGCAACAATAGGAACAGTTGACATTGACAGGCTTAACGAAGGAAACACAGAAAACCTTTTGCCGGATACAGCCTCATTATACGACAAGTATGTTAATTGGGGAATTATTCCTGCCGACCAAGCAACCGGCGGTAATGTTACATATTTAAAAGCCGGTGTGGTATATGATACAAGAGATAATGAAGCAAATCCGAATAAAGGACTATGGTCAGAAGCTTTAATATTAAATGCTCCGGAATTTCTCGGCAATGACTACGGATATACAAAATTATTATTAACCCACAGACAGTATTTAACTTTAATTCCGGATAGATTATCATTTGCTTATCGTTTAAGTTATCAAACAAAAATTGCAGGAACAATGCCTTTTTACATGTTACCTTATGCAATTGATTCAAAAGCAACAAGAGACGGTCTCGGCGGTTCTAAAAACATAAGAGGAGTATTAAGAAACAGGGTTGTGGGTGACGGTGTAGCTTTCGGCAACTTTGAACTTCGTTCTAAATTTTTAAAAACTGTAATATTTAACCAAAACTTTTATCTCGGTTTAAATGCTTTTCTTGATATGGGAACGGTTACAAAACCCTATGAATTACCTGTTGATATAAATACATTAACTTCAGGACAACAAAATATATTAAATTATAATAATGAAGGTGTTCATATAAGTTACGGAGGCGGAATTCGATTTGTTATTAACAGTAACTTTATTATTGCTGTTGATTACGGAATGGCTGCAAAAAAAGATGACGGAACAAAAGGAATGTATATCGGGTTGAATTATTTATTTTAAAAATACACAATATTTTTGTGAATATTCCGGTTATTATATGCAAGAAACACTGCCTGCTTAAAAGGTAGTGTTTTTCTTAATTAACTTATTAATACAAATATTATTTATGAAATACCCTGATTTTTTCGATAAAGTAAAAACAATAAAAGTTAAAGATGAACTTTCCGGTTTTCTCGGAACATTTGAAGAAGGAATTATTGAATACTCTTACACAGAAATTGTTAAAGCAGCCGGGCACAGTTGCCCTACGGTTGCAGGTGCATATATTATGTGTGCAAAAGCACTTGAAAAATTGTATCCTGATAATCTTCCTATAAGAGGACAAATAAAAGTTGAATTTAAAAACTCAATTACCGAAGGCGTAACCGGGGTAATTTCAAATGTAATAAGCCATATAACCGGAGCAACGGCAAAAAGCGGTTTTAAAGGAATAGCCGGTAATTT
The window above is part of the Bacteroidales bacterium genome. Proteins encoded here:
- a CDS encoding outer membrane protein assembly factor; this encodes MKKLFFLTAILFLFSASFAQKDSTKTEKVKTGFSMGGVPVVAYDADTGFKYGGLVNLYHYGDGTNYPNYNHSLYMEWSRTTKGSGINRLTYDALTLIPKTRVTLDVAYLTEQALNFYGFNGYESFYNADFETTDHADYISRMYYRHSRKLFLTTLDFQGDITGKELRWLAGFAHYRATIGTVDIDRLNEGNTENLLPDTASLYDKYVNWGIIPADQATGGNVTYLKAGVVYDTRDNEANPNKGLWSEALILNAPEFLGNDYGYTKLLLTHRQYLTLIPDRLSFAYRLSYQTKIAGTMPFYMLPYAIDSKATRDGLGGSKNIRGVLRNRVVGDGVAFGNFELRSKFLKTVIFNQNFYLGLNAFLDMGTVTKPYELPVDINTLTSGQQNILNYNNEGVHISYGGGIRFVINSNFIIAVDYGMAAKKDDGTKGMYIGLNYLF
- a CDS encoding FmdE family protein — encoded protein: MKYPDFFDKVKTIKVKDELSGFLGTFEEGIIEYSYTEIVKAAGHSCPTVAGAYIMCAKALEKLYPDNLPIRGQIKVEFKNSITEGVTGVISNVISHITGATAKSGFKGIAGNFARHSLLSFDAEIKGEVRFTRTDNNAFADVIYNPVIPPKEEMQMLMQKSISGQASKSEKNKFSELWQARVEEIIINNFDNPEVVIFI